The Desulfovibrio sp. G11 region GGGACGTGACCGGCAATGACAAGTACGGCCGCAGCCCGGCCATGGATGTGCTTTCCGACTGCCGCATGTTGCAGCAAATGGGCATCACCACGCTCAAAGCCATGCACAAGGCCGTTGACCCGCCTGTGGGCGTACCCGTGGGGCTGCGCTCCGAAGGCGTCGACCTGACCCCCGGCGGGTTGAATTATCTCGATTTCACCAGCAACACCAATGGTGAAATCAAACCTATCCAGCAAATACAGGCGCAGATTATCGAGGCGGCAGAACTGAAAATTCAGGCTGTACAGCAAAAAATTCACGACGGCCTGTACGCCGACCTGTTCAAAATGCTCATGCTCAATGACCGCCGCAACATCACGGCAACAGAAATTGACGCCCGTGAGCGCGAAAAGCTCAGCATGCTCGGGCCGGTGGTGGAGCGGTTGGACAAGGAACTGCACTCCCCGCTGATTCTGCGCACGTTCAGTCTCATGGAGCAATTTGACGCGCTGCCGCCCGTGCCTCCCAGCATGCAGGGCGCGCCCCTGCGTGTGGAATTCACTTCGGTTCTGGCCCAGGCGCAGCGCATGGCCAACACTAGCCCCATTGATCAGACCGTGGCTTTTGTGGCCAACGTGGCCCCGGTACGGCCGGAGGTCACAGATATTATTGACGTTGAGTACACCGTCCGGGCGTACGCCGACGCCTTGGGCGCTCCGGCAGCCATGCTGCGCTCTGAACAGGATGTGCAGCAGATCAGGCAGGCGCGGGCCGAGGCACAGGCCCAGGCAGAGCAGCAGGCGCAGGCACAACTGGCAATTGAGCAGGCATCCCAACTTTCCGGAGCCGCCAAAAATCTTGGACAAACACCGCTGGGTGCGGATGGGCAGACTGCCATTGATGCGATCGTTGGCGGATTGGGAGGCATGTAGTGGATTTTTATGAAGATGCCGAACACAAAGCCCAGCGCCAGCGCGAAGCAGCATTGGAGGCAGAACGGTGCTTTTGTAATGCAATCATCAGCATTGCGTCCACGCCTGACGGCCTGCTGTTTCTGCGCTGGATTATCGACAAAACTCAGATTCTCACGGCCTATTCCTCGCCCCCAGACCACGCGCACGCTGCATACAATGAAGGGAAGCGCCATATCGGCGCACAACTCATAGCCTTGGCCAAGAAGGCCGGGGTACTCCCCGAAATACTGAAGGAGGACACCAATGGATACTGAAATCACCAATGGCGCTGAAGGCGCGGAAGCCGCTGCCGGAACCCTGCTTACTGACCAGCCCGGCAATCAGGGCAACAACGACACGAGTGGCGACGGCGGCAAGTCCAATGCTGACGTCAGCGGCAATGACGAAGCCGACAAGGGCAAAGACGGCGCTGACGCAGTAAAGCCCAACGAGCCGGAACCGTTCGAACTGATCGCGCCGGATGGCTACCCCATCAATGACGCTGGCCTGAAAGGGCTGAATGACCTGTGCAGGTCCGCCAAGCTCACCAAGGAGCAGGGCGAGGCCGTCATGCAGTACATGGCGGGCAACTATTCCACCTGGCAGGAACAGCAGCAGGCTCAGGGCACGGCGTGGATTGAAGAATTCAAGGCAGACAAGGACTTTGGCGGCGACAAGTTTGATGCCTCATTGGCCGACGCAAAGAAAGCCCTGGCCACTTTTGACGAAAGCGGCACGGTCAGCAAGATGCTGGCTGAAACCGGATACGGCAACAATCCGGAAGTGCTGAAAATCTTCGCCCGAGTGGGCAAGGCCCTTGGTGAAGACAAGCTGCCCGGCATGAGCGGCGGCGCTGCGGATAAGCCGCTTGAAGATCGTTTTTATCCCAACATGTAACCAATTGCAGCATCAGGAGAATGCACCATGAGCTACAACAAAGGCATTGTCGCCACCCTCGCTGAGCTTGAAGACTTCTACAAGGGCCAGAAGGCTGGCGACATCATCGAACTGATGAACCAGACCAACGACATCATCACGGATATTCCGTTCATGGAGTCCAACCACTCGGACGGGCACCTCACCCGAATCCGCACGGGTCTGCCCGAAGTCTATTGGCGCAGGCTCTACCAGGGCACGCCGCCTTCCAAAGCGCAGTTCAGCCAGGTCAAAGAAATCTGCGGCATGCTTGAAGCCCTTATGGAACTGGACGTTGCCGAAGTGGCGCTTTACGGCGACCGCGCCAAAACCTTCCGACTCTCCGAAGGCAAGGCCTTTGCCGAAGCCATGCGCCAAAAGGTGGCCCGCACCCTCTTCTATGGTGATAGCAACGTGAACCCTGATGAGTTCAACGGCTTGGCCATGCGCTACCCCTCTAAAACCAGCCCCAACGTCATTGACGCAGGTGGCACTGGCAGCAAGTGCACGTCTATGTATCTGACCTGCTGGGGTGCCAACACTGCACACGGTCTTTACCCCAAGGGCAGTACGGGTGGTCTTTCCAACGAAGACCTCGGCAAATACATGACGCAAGACTCTGATGGCAAAAAGTTCCAGGTGGTGGGCGACATGTATAACTGGAAATGCGGCCTCACCGTGCGCGACTGGCGCGCCGTGGTGCGCATTGCCAACATCCCCACCGATAAGCTCACCCTGACCAAGGGGGAAACCGGCTTTGTGGACCTGCACCGCCTTTCCATCATGGCCAAGAACAAAATGCCGGAAAACATGCGCAACCAGGCCATCTGGTACTGCAACGCCGATGTTCTTACTGCCCTTGAGCTTCAGGCGACTGATGCTGGCAACGTCACTCTTGCGTATCGCACGGAAGATTCCCCCAAGGGAGGCCCCTTGTTCAAGTCCACGCAGATCACCAACCTGCACGGCCGTCCTATCCGGCAGTGCGACGTGATCTCTTCCACCGAAAAGGCCATCTAACCCCCCGCGCGGGCAGATATAAGGAAAACAGTCATGCTTCTTGATTCCAATCTCATTCTTATGGACAGCACCCCCGTTCTGGGCGCGGCGGTCACTGGTCCCGCCGTGGCGCTCACGTCGTTTCTCATTCCTGGCCGGGCCGAACCCATTCCCATTTGCGCCAAGGTGGCGGGCGAGGATTTTGCGGGCGGCACGTCCATCACATTCAAACTCACGCAGTCCGACACTGAAGCCGGAACCTATACCGACGTTCCCGGCTCCACAGTCACCGTGGCTCTGGACGACCTCACGGTGGGCAAAGCCATCGGCTGGCGCTTCCTGCCCCGTGGGGCAAGCAAGCCCTGGCTCAAAATGGTTGTCACCCCCTCCGGCACGTTCACCGCTGGCAAAATCTTCGGTGCCATCGTGCGCGAAGACGACCTGCCCTATGAGGCTGGCATGTATATCGACAAGGGCGTGGTGCAGGGCTAGCCCCGGCAGCGACCAACGGGAGGGGCTTTCGGTCCCTCCCGACAACAGGAGAACCAGCATGGCGGACGTGAGTAAAATTCAGATATGGAATCAGGCCCTCGGGTATATCGGCACACGTAGGGTCGCCAGTGATGCCGAAAACTGCGAAGAGGCCAGACAGTGCGCCGTGTATTGGGATAGCGCCCGGCAGCAGGCTTTGCGCGATTTCCCATTTCCCTGGGCGCAACACCGGGCCATGCTTGCACAAAAAAAACTGCCCGACGTGTGGGCGGCAGATTGGCGCTTTGCCTACGGCCTGCCGCAATCCTGCCTCAAGGTTCACCGCATCGGCAGCGTCAGCAGGCGTGACCTGCGCGCGCCCTTCAAAATGGTTCATGACCCGGCTGGAACCGTGCTCATTCTCACTGATGCCGACGCCGCCTTTGCCGACTACACCAGCGACGTGGAAAGCCCCACGATCTGGGACGCTGACTTCATCCACATGCTGGCGCGCAAGCTGGCCGCCATGATTGCCATCCCCCTGCTCAAGAACAACGGCAGCAAGGTCAGTGAACTTGAACAGTTGTACCGCGCCGCCATCCCTCAGGCGTACCAGCCCGCAGCGCAGGAACAGAAAAGCACGCCGCAGGAAGACAGCTGGATATCTTGCCGATAGGAGCACCACACCATGACACTGGACACCGCGCACAGCAAAGAAATTTATCAGGGCAACGGCAGTACCACGGAGTTTCCGTTCTTTTTCAAGGTGTGGGATGCCGCACAGATTGCAGTCACCGTGACCGACGCGGCAGGCTCAAGCGTGGACGTTACGACGCAGTGCTCCATAGCACTCAATGACGGAGGGGGCAGTGTCGGCTATCTGCACGCGGGCGCTCCATTGCCCGTAGGCGCGACTCTGGCCATTACCCGCAACATGCCGTTTACGCAGGGCGTTGATCTCGTTTCCGCCTCGCGCTTTGACCCGCAGGTTATTGAAGACGCCTTGGACCAGGCCACGGCGGAGCGCCAGCAGACGCTGGAGATGATGCGCCGCGCCGTCATCCTGCCCGCCACCAGTTCCGAAACACCGCAGGATGTGGTGCGGGCTGTTTACGCCGCGCGTGACCGAGCCGAAAATGCCGCGAGTAATGTGCAGAACTGGCTCAACGAAGTTGGCACAGAAGTCGGAAGCCATAGCTATGTCACAGCTAAAGAAACAGTCACGGCCCGCAGTCTCGCAGATCGTTTTGCAGACGTTGTTAACGTCAAGGATTTTGGAGCGATAGGTGATGGCGTTGTAGATGATACAGCAGCCATCCAAGCGGCATTAGATGTTGCTAGTGGAAAATGCGTATACATCCCGGCAGGGGTATACGTTATCTCCGGCGAAGGGTGTCGCGTACCGTCTAACTGCGCCGTAATTGGAGCAGGCATAGGTGTAACGGTGCTTTATAACGCTATTGCTCCAAAGTTACAAACACCATACGCAGACACAGTATTTCAATCAGCGCTTTACACAGACTGCGGAGTTGAAAATGTAGAAATATGCGACATGAGCATACATGGTCCACAATATAAAAAGGAACCTAGTTGGCTGCTAATGTCAAACGGCATCAGTATTAGAGGCCGTTATTACCAGCAACGCAAAAACCTCCCGCGCGATAACGAGAACTACAATATTTACATCCATAGCATCAGCGTTGTTGGATACGGCTATGCTGGAATAGATATTGACAATGCAACGAATGCACATGTTTACGATTGCGACATAGACCAGTGCGTTGCATTTGGAATTAGATTTTTAGGATGCAACGACTTTCGAGCCAGTAGGAATAAAATAACAAACATTTATCCCGGCGACATAGAGAACAACATTAACAGAGTGTACGGCATAACAGCGACTAGAGTGTACGGCAACACTACGACAGATTTACTACCTGATGGTACAGTAAACCCAGAAATAACATCTGTTTACAGGCGTTGTGAGAACGGAACATTTTCAGAAAACACAATAATAAACTGTATCACGTGGAAAGGCCTCGACACGCATGGCGGCAAGAATATCAAGTTTATCAACAATACAATAACTGACTGCAATATGGCTATAGGCGTGGATATGGGCGGCTATGAAGAACGTCAAGGGTTTGTACGTGTAGAAGACATTTTGATATCTGGAAACTCTTGCTACAGATATGCTCCGGCTAGAGATGATGAAGGGTACACAACGGTATACGTGCCGCCTGAACGATATGCTACTCCTGGGGCCGCTATACACTGCTCTGCAAAAGCTGGGGGAGCAGTAGATATAAGTGGCTACAATTTAAAAATAGTCGGTAATGATTTGTACGGATGGGGTGAAAAAGGTCGCAGATGTGGGGCAATAGATGTTGTTAACTATAAAAATGTTGTAATATCCGGGAACACAATCCGCAATAGTCGTGGTGCGGCTATTTCTAGTAACGGGTTTTTGTCTAATTGTATAATAGAAAACAATATAATTAGAGACGTGCGCCTAACCGATGCAGCTTTTACAGAACCATTCGCTCATGCTATAGGGTTGGGGCTAGAAGACATTGTAACTAGCAACTGTATAATTACAAATAATGTTATATGTAACAGTCTAGATACAGACTTGATTGGATTAGCTTTTAGCCCGCTTTTTGGAGAAGGAATACGTATCGGTGAAAATCAGTATATAAAAACTGGCATAGGAGCTATTACACGATATTCAAATCCATCGTATGTCCCACGTTGCTATGTGAGCGGCGAAATGCTGGCACATGGCAGGATTCCATCAGGTGCTGGAATCCCCGATGGTGGTGATATGTCTACCGCAGAAACATATGGCATATCATCAATAAAAAAAGTCAGTGTTGGGGTGTACGATGTAATACTCTATGACACGGTATTTAGCAGACAAGCTGCTGAAATAAACATCACTCCAATCGGTTCTGGACTCGGAGACATGGGATTCCATGCCGTTTCGTTTGCTGTTGACTCTAATGGCAACCAGTATGTGCGAGTATCCCTCAGAAATAACACAGGTGCTTCAGTAGACAGGCCTGTGTACATCGCCGTTCGTGCATTGGCATTGTAGGGGGTGTAGCCATGCCGCGTATCGCATGCAAAAATTTCACGGGCGGCGAAGTTTCGCCCACCCTTACCGGGCGCTACGACCTTGAGCGCTATGCAACATCGGTACAGTGCATGGAAAACATGCTGCCAGGTTTGCACGGTGATGCTGCGCGCCGCCCCGGAACGCGCTTTGTGGTTGATCTGGGCGGGTATGCCGTACTCATACCGTTCAGCTTTAACGTCGACGCCGATCAAAATTTTGTAATCATCTTGTCGCATCAGGCCTTGCGCGTTTCTGACGGCACAGGGATTCTCTCCATACCTGTGGAAACGCCGTACGCCGCTGATGACCTGTTGCGCATCTCCTGGGCGCAGGTGGGCGACATTGTGTATCTGGCGCACCCGGCGTATCCCCTGCACAAGATCATGCGCACTGACGCCGAGGGCGGCGGCTATCAGTGGAGCATAGGCCAGGTCATTCTCAATGAGAGCATAGCCGCCCCGGCAGCGCCAACCGTCAGCTTTAGCGGTGCAGCGGGCAGCTACACCCTGCGCTACAAGGTTGTTGCTGTGGATGCAGACGGACGCGAATCCCTGCCGTCGCCGTCAGGACAGGCTACCAACGGCAAGCATCCGTCCGATTGGGTGCAGGGTAACAGCGCCACCATAAGCTGGAAGGCCGTTACTGATGCAACAGAATATAATATTTACCGGGAAGAGGCAGGCTATTACGGGTTTATCGGTGTGGCACAGGCTGCAAACGCCACTGGCGGCACGCTGACAGGCCTTAAAATGGGCAGTATCACAACAGGTATTTCCAAGTATGCAGGAACCATCACAAGAACGATTGTCAACGGCAACGGTCATGTGTCCAATGTCGACACCACAAGCAATCTGACTGTTTCCGCATCGGCATCACAAAACGCCTTTATCATCAATGGATTGGCATTTATTGGTGTAACAAGGACCACAAATACCACAACATGGACAAGTACCTCGAATGGTTCAGGGGACGTTACGTGGAATTCTTCCACAACATCATCCAGCACGTTCTTTTGGGTTATGCTTCCGTGCCCTAGCGGCAACCCTGTAGGGGCATATTCCACCTACACAACAGGCGACCTTGGCAGCAACACGGCATACCCCTCCGGTACGGCAGGCGCGTATACCGTGGCTCCTATTCTTACGGCTGGCACCAACCTTACGTTTATTGACAACAATTACGAGGCCGACACCTCCGACACGCCCAAGGAGGACTGGGACCCGTTCGCAGACGGCAATCACCCGGCAACGGTCAGCTTTCACCAGCAGCGCATGGCCCTGGGCGGCGGCATAAAAAGCCCCCAGACATTCTATATGTCCCGTACCGGCGACTTTGAAAATTTCCGTAAATCCCGACCGCTCCAGGATGATGATCCCGTGGAATACATGGTGGCGTCAGGCAGCATTGACGCCATCAAATGGATAGCCAGCTTCGGCGATCTGCTGCTTGGCACATCGGGCAGCGAGTACAAGGCCACAGGCGAAAGCGGCGTCATAACTCCCAAGAA contains the following coding sequences:
- a CDS encoding Bbp19 family protein; its protein translation is MDFYEDAEHKAQRQREAALEAERCFCNAIISIASTPDGLLFLRWIIDKTQILTAYSSPPDHAHAAYNEGKRHIGAQLIALAKKAGVLPEILKEDTNGY
- a CDS encoding major capsid protein; this translates as MSYNKGIVATLAELEDFYKGQKAGDIIELMNQTNDIITDIPFMESNHSDGHLTRIRTGLPEVYWRRLYQGTPPSKAQFSQVKEICGMLEALMELDVAEVALYGDRAKTFRLSEGKAFAEAMRQKVARTLFYGDSNVNPDEFNGLAMRYPSKTSPNVIDAGGTGSKCTSMYLTCWGANTAHGLYPKGSTGGLSNEDLGKYMTQDSDGKKFQVVGDMYNWKCGLTVRDWRAVVRIANIPTDKLTLTKGETGFVDLHRLSIMAKNKMPENMRNQAIWYCNADVLTALELQATDAGNVTLAYRTEDSPKGGPLFKSTQITNLHGRPIRQCDVISSTEKAI
- a CDS encoding portal protein, producing the protein MAVDINKLNQRYQALRNERSPWDAAWRDLAEHFLPTKFRADSDSSTRKPEVLNKKIVDTTGILDMRTLAAGMQGGMTSPVRPWFRLTLEDESDHTGEIGAWLDDVTKRMQALLHRSNFYNATHSLYADLGTFGPGLLIETADWDGLHFKLIPAGEYVLDVNDKGTVDTFMYRLRMSARQIIQQFGENKAPEAVKTAASSPAAVTQFFDVVHAVFPRTDRIYGRLDAANMPYASVYWLSFGENGGGKPCILRESGFKDFPAFAPRWDVTGNDKYGRSPAMDVLSDCRMLQQMGITTLKAMHKAVDPPVGVPVGLRSEGVDLTPGGLNYLDFTSNTNGEIKPIQQIQAQIIEAAELKIQAVQQKIHDGLYADLFKMLMLNDRRNITATEIDAREREKLSMLGPVVERLDKELHSPLILRTFSLMEQFDALPPVPPSMQGAPLRVEFTSVLAQAQRMANTSPIDQTVAFVANVAPVRPEVTDIIDVEYTVRAYADALGAPAAMLRSEQDVQQIRQARAEAQAQAEQQAQAQLAIEQASQLSGAAKNLGQTPLGADGQTAIDAIVGGLGGM
- a CDS encoding phage nozzle protein, giving the protein MPRIACKNFTGGEVSPTLTGRYDLERYATSVQCMENMLPGLHGDAARRPGTRFVVDLGGYAVLIPFSFNVDADQNFVIILSHQALRVSDGTGILSIPVETPYAADDLLRISWAQVGDIVYLAHPAYPLHKIMRTDAEGGGYQWSIGQVILNESIAAPAAPTVSFSGAAGSYTLRYKVVAVDADGRESLPSPSGQATNGKHPSDWVQGNSATISWKAVTDATEYNIYREEAGYYGFIGVAQAANATGGTLTGLKMGSITTGISKYAGTITRTIVNGNGHVSNVDTTSNLTVSASASQNAFIINGLAFIGVTRTTNTTTWTSTSNGSGDVTWNSSTTSSSTFFWVMLPCPSGNPVGAYSTYTTGDLGSNTAYPSGTAGAYTVAPILTAGTNLTFIDNNYEADTSDTPKEDWDPFADGNHPATVSFHQQRMALGGGIKSPQTFYMSRTGDFENFRKSRPLQDDDPVEYMVASGSIDAIKWIASFGDLLLGTSGSEYKATGESGVITPKNATITAQSYWGSAGLTPLIIGNSILHVQRHGSRVRDLFYSLEKDGYAGNDLSIMAPHLFEGHTILQWAYQQTPGSHIWCVRDDGIVLVLTYLKEHQIFGWSRHVTQGKVLSVASISGDDGDVILMAVQREVDGRQRVFLERLAEPFAPGTAIEDAYFVDCGITLRSKEEVQTITGLGHLEGCELAVLADGSPVEGCVVRGGSIELPYPAHVVHAGLPYTSVLSPLPVEADTQQGSTLGKRRGYGRCVVRLFRSVGGQYGASRAELNDFPFLPARWGEPCEPYSGDVDFTPGGGQDADTSVWLVQNKPLPWHVVAIMCDVDFGEV
- a CDS encoding glycosyl hydrolase family 28-related protein; this encodes MTLDTAHSKEIYQGNGSTTEFPFFFKVWDAAQIAVTVTDAAGSSVDVTTQCSIALNDGGGSVGYLHAGAPLPVGATLAITRNMPFTQGVDLVSASRFDPQVIEDALDQATAERQQTLEMMRRAVILPATSSETPQDVVRAVYAARDRAENAASNVQNWLNEVGTEVGSHSYVTAKETVTARSLADRFADVVNVKDFGAIGDGVVDDTAAIQAALDVASGKCVYIPAGVYVISGEGCRVPSNCAVIGAGIGVTVLYNAIAPKLQTPYADTVFQSALYTDCGVENVEICDMSIHGPQYKKEPSWLLMSNGISIRGRYYQQRKNLPRDNENYNIYIHSISVVGYGYAGIDIDNATNAHVYDCDIDQCVAFGIRFLGCNDFRASRNKITNIYPGDIENNINRVYGITATRVYGNTTTDLLPDGTVNPEITSVYRRCENGTFSENTIINCITWKGLDTHGGKNIKFINNTITDCNMAIGVDMGGYEERQGFVRVEDILISGNSCYRYAPARDDEGYTTVYVPPERYATPGAAIHCSAKAGGAVDISGYNLKIVGNDLYGWGEKGRRCGAIDVVNYKNVVISGNTIRNSRGAAISSNGFLSNCIIENNIIRDVRLTDAAFTEPFAHAIGLGLEDIVTSNCIITNNVICNSLDTDLIGLAFSPLFGEGIRIGENQYIKTGIGAITRYSNPSYVPRCYVSGEMLAHGRIPSGAGIPDGGDMSTAETYGISSIKKVSVGVYDVILYDTVFSRQAAEINITPIGSGLGDMGFHAVSFAVDSNGNQYVRVSLRNNTGASVDRPVYIAVRALAL
- a CDS encoding Bbp16 family capsid cement protein gives rise to the protein MLLDSNLILMDSTPVLGAAVTGPAVALTSFLIPGRAEPIPICAKVAGEDFAGGTSITFKLTQSDTEAGTYTDVPGSTVTVALDDLTVGKAIGWRFLPRGASKPWLKMVVTPSGTFTAGKIFGAIVREDDLPYEAGMYIDKGVVQG